From a region of the Daphnia magna isolate NIES linkage group LG1, ASM2063170v1.1, whole genome shotgun sequence genome:
- the LOC116922132 gene encoding carnitine O-palmitoyltransferase 1, liver isoform isoform X2, producing MAEGHQAVAFSFAITHEGLDVNFDFEVIRLIARSAVRSWRKRSTRFQTSLKSSFFPGSLRSLVLTEAVFIGAEKSGYDVTFGLTDKLIVHFPKNSVEYRVLCSAILGLAGWTGVIFSLRELMRLLLKYHGWLYEERGAGRQVSLPTRAWLLAMQPFFRLFKPQLYSFQGTLPTLPVPALSSTREKYLRSVRPLLDDAQYARMEKLSLEFINGIGRKLQRYLYLKRMWSTNYVSDWWEEYVYLRGRSPIMVNSNFYGIDTLFKHPTRNQAARAANIIYEALLFRRAIERSELEPIMVQGTVPLCSAQYERVFNTTRAPGIETDRIIHLDDSTHIAVYCHGKYFKVPLYVKGRLLRPCELEISIQKVIDDDSAVQPGEEKLAALTAGDRVPWAKCRQEYFSKGINKVSLAVIEGAAFVVALDEEDFNFDPVDHTQLDRYGERLLYGKGYDRWFDKSFTLVIGKNGRVGFNAEHSWADAAVLAHMWEFVLAEDVLIPRYKEDGHCKGVPECIPPTPIRLRWEMPQACIDKIESSYQVALALLNDVDLRLLAHSAFGKGLMKKCRISPDAFIQMALQLAYYRDAGKFSLTYEASMTRLFREGRTETVRPCTIESSQWVKAMIDESISKEERIRLLRLACVQHQRGYQDAMCGKGIDRHLFCLYVVSKYLEVDSPFLKEVLSEPWRLSTSQTPHGQTSKLDLAKHPDCISAGGGFGPVADDGYGVSYIIAGENLIFFHISSKRSSPETDSNRFAQQITNALADIKELFGL from the exons ATGGCTGAGGGACATCAAGCTGTGGCCTTCTCGTTTGCCATTACCCATGAGGGTTTAGATGTTAACTTTGATTTTGAG GTTATTAGACTTATTGCCAGAAGTGCTGTACGCTCTTGGAGGAAGAGGAGCACACGCTTTCAG ACAAGCCTCAAGTCGAGCTTTTTCCCAGGTTCTCTGCGCTCCTTGGTTTTAACAGAGGCAGTTTTTATTGGTGCAGAGAAATCTGGATATGATGTGACATTTGGGCTAACGGATAAGCTTATAGTCCACTTTCCCAA GAATTCTGTTGAATATCGGGTGCTATGTTCGGCTATTCTCGGGCTAGCTGGTTGGACGGGAGTCATCTTTTCACTGAGGGAACTGATGCGACTTCTGCTCAAATATCACGGATGGTTGTACGAGGAAAGAGGAGCTGGTAGACAGGTCAGTCTGCCGACTCGAGCCTGGTTGCTTGCTATGCAGCCATTCTTCCGTCTATTCAAGCCCCAACTGTACTCGTTTCAAGGTACTTTGCCTACTCTGCCCGTTCCAGCACTCTCCTCCACTCGCGAAAAG TATTTGAGAAGTGTCCGTCCGCTGCTAGACGACGCCCAGTATGCTCGCATGGAAAAGCTTTCGCTGGAATTTATTAATGGCATTGGTCGAAAATTGCAGCGCTACCTTTACCTGAAGCGAAT GTGGTCAACTAATTACGTTTCCGATTGGTGGGAAGAATACGTTTACCTTCGTGGTCGCTCTCCGATCATGGTCAACTCTAATTTCTACGGAATAGACACCCTTTTCAAGCATCCAACCAGAAACCAGGCGGCTCGCGCTGCCAACATTATCTACGAAGCTCTACTGTTCCGTCGTGCCATTGAGAGATCGGAATTGGAACCCATCATGGTCCAAGGGACAGTGCCTCTCTGCTCTGCACAGTACGAACGCGTTTTCAACACGACCCGAGCCCCGGGGATTGAAACGGATCGTATCATCCACCTGGACGATTCGACTCACATCGCCGTTTACTGCCACGGCAAATATTTCAAGGTCCCACTGTATGTAAAGGGACGTCTACTTCGTCCTTGCGAGCTGGAAATTTCGATACAGAAGGTTATCGACGATGACTCGGCCGTCCAGCCGGGCGAGGAGAAATTAGCTGCCCTTACCGCCGGTGACCGTGTCCCGTGGGCTAAATGTCGCCAAGAATATTTCAGCAAAGGAATAAACAAAGTTTCGCTAGCTGTCATTGAAGGTGCCGCTTTTGTGGTGGCACTAGACGAAGAAGATTTTAATTTCGATCCG GTTGATCACACTCAGTTGGACAGATACGGTGAGAGATTGCTTTATGGAAAGGGTTACGACCGCTGGTTTGACAAGTCATTCACGTTGGTGATTGGCAAAAATGGACGC GTCGGATTCAATGCGGAACACTCCTG GGCCGACGCTGCAGTTTTAGCGCACATGTGGGAATTCGTCCTGGCAGAAGACGTACTTATCCCTCG ATACAAGGAGGATGGCCATTGCAAGGGAGTCCCGGAATGCATTCCTCCTACACCAATCCGCCTCAGGTGGGAAATGCCTCAGGCGTGCATCGACAAGATCGAATCCAGTTATCAG GTGGCCTTGGCGCTTCTGAACGACGTCGATTTGCGTCTATTGGCCCATTCAGCTTTCGGCAAGGGCCTCATGAAAAAATGCCGCATCAGTCCGGACGCCTTCATCCAAATGGCTCTCCAATTGGCCTATTATCGG GACGCTGGCAAGTTTAGTTTGACGTACGAAGCGAGTATGACTCGTTTGTTCCGTGAAGGCCGGACGGAAACTGTCCGTCCGTGTACGATCGAGTCGAGCCAGTGGGTCAAGGCGATGATCGATGAATCCATCAGC AAAGAGGAACGCATTCGTTTGTTGCGATTGGCTTGCGTTCAACATCAACGAGGCTATCAGGACGCCATGTGCGGCAAAGGAATTGATCGTCACTTGTTTTGCCTCTACGTCGTCTCCAAATATCTCGAAGTGGATTCGCCCTTCCTCAAGGAGGTTCTCAGTGAGCCATGGCGATTGTCGACGTCGCAGACGCCTCACGGTCAGACGTCAAAATTAGATCTGGCCAAACATCCCGATTGCATCTCAGCTGGAGGCGGATTCGGCCCTGTGGCTGATGACGGTTACGGTGTCTCTTACATTATTGCCGGAGAGAACTTGATTTTCTTCCACATTTCATCCAAGCGATCCTCGCCCGAGACG GATTCGAACCGGTTTGCCCAGCAAATCACCAATGCCCTGGCTGACATTAAGGAATTGTTTGGCCTGTga
- the LOC116922132 gene encoding carnitine O-palmitoyltransferase 1, liver isoform isoform X1, which translates to MAEGHQAVAFSFAITHEGLDVNFDFEVIRLIARSAVRSWRKRSTRFQTSLKSSFFPGSLRSLVLTEAVFIGAEKSGYDVTFGLTDKLIVHFPKNSVEYRVLCSAILGLAGWTGVIFSLRELMRLLLKYHGWLYEERGAGRQVSLPTRAWLLAMQPFFRLFKPQLYSFQGTLPTLPVPALSSTREKYLRSVRPLLDDAQYARMEKLSLEFINGIGRKLQRYLYLKRMWSTNYVSDWWEEYVYLRGRSPIMVNSNFYGIDTLFKHPTRNQAARAANIIYEALLFRRAIERSELEPIMVQGTVPLCSAQYERVFNTTRAPGIETDRIIHLDDSTHIAVYCHGKYFKVPLYVKGRLLRPCELEISIQKVIDDDSAVQPGEEKLAALTAGDRVPWAKCRQEYFSKGINKVSLAVIEGAAFVVALDEEDFNFDPVDHTQLDRYGERLLYGKGYDRWFDKSFTLVIGKNGRVGFNAEHSWADAPVMGHLWEHCLFTTETAYTGYKEDGHCKGVPECIPPTPIRLRWEMPQACIDKIESSYQVALALLNDVDLRLLAHSAFGKGLMKKCRISPDAFIQMALQLAYYRDAGKFSLTYEASMTRLFREGRTETVRPCTIESSQWVKAMIDESISKEERIRLLRLACVQHQRGYQDAMCGKGIDRHLFCLYVVSKYLEVDSPFLKEVLSEPWRLSTSQTPHGQTSKLDLAKHPDCISAGGGFGPVADDGYGVSYIIAGENLIFFHISSKRSSPETDSNRFAQQITNALADIKELFGL; encoded by the exons ATGGCTGAGGGACATCAAGCTGTGGCCTTCTCGTTTGCCATTACCCATGAGGGTTTAGATGTTAACTTTGATTTTGAG GTTATTAGACTTATTGCCAGAAGTGCTGTACGCTCTTGGAGGAAGAGGAGCACACGCTTTCAG ACAAGCCTCAAGTCGAGCTTTTTCCCAGGTTCTCTGCGCTCCTTGGTTTTAACAGAGGCAGTTTTTATTGGTGCAGAGAAATCTGGATATGATGTGACATTTGGGCTAACGGATAAGCTTATAGTCCACTTTCCCAA GAATTCTGTTGAATATCGGGTGCTATGTTCGGCTATTCTCGGGCTAGCTGGTTGGACGGGAGTCATCTTTTCACTGAGGGAACTGATGCGACTTCTGCTCAAATATCACGGATGGTTGTACGAGGAAAGAGGAGCTGGTAGACAGGTCAGTCTGCCGACTCGAGCCTGGTTGCTTGCTATGCAGCCATTCTTCCGTCTATTCAAGCCCCAACTGTACTCGTTTCAAGGTACTTTGCCTACTCTGCCCGTTCCAGCACTCTCCTCCACTCGCGAAAAG TATTTGAGAAGTGTCCGTCCGCTGCTAGACGACGCCCAGTATGCTCGCATGGAAAAGCTTTCGCTGGAATTTATTAATGGCATTGGTCGAAAATTGCAGCGCTACCTTTACCTGAAGCGAAT GTGGTCAACTAATTACGTTTCCGATTGGTGGGAAGAATACGTTTACCTTCGTGGTCGCTCTCCGATCATGGTCAACTCTAATTTCTACGGAATAGACACCCTTTTCAAGCATCCAACCAGAAACCAGGCGGCTCGCGCTGCCAACATTATCTACGAAGCTCTACTGTTCCGTCGTGCCATTGAGAGATCGGAATTGGAACCCATCATGGTCCAAGGGACAGTGCCTCTCTGCTCTGCACAGTACGAACGCGTTTTCAACACGACCCGAGCCCCGGGGATTGAAACGGATCGTATCATCCACCTGGACGATTCGACTCACATCGCCGTTTACTGCCACGGCAAATATTTCAAGGTCCCACTGTATGTAAAGGGACGTCTACTTCGTCCTTGCGAGCTGGAAATTTCGATACAGAAGGTTATCGACGATGACTCGGCCGTCCAGCCGGGCGAGGAGAAATTAGCTGCCCTTACCGCCGGTGACCGTGTCCCGTGGGCTAAATGTCGCCAAGAATATTTCAGCAAAGGAATAAACAAAGTTTCGCTAGCTGTCATTGAAGGTGCCGCTTTTGTGGTGGCACTAGACGAAGAAGATTTTAATTTCGATCCG GTTGATCACACTCAGTTGGACAGATACGGTGAGAGATTGCTTTATGGAAAGGGTTACGACCGCTGGTTTGACAAGTCATTCACGTTGGTGATTGGCAAAAATGGACGC GTCGGATTCAATGCGGAACACTCCTG GGCGGACGCGCCCGTTATGGGCCATCTTTGGGAGCATTGCTTGTTCACCACTGAAACGGCGTACACCGG ATACAAGGAGGATGGCCATTGCAAGGGAGTCCCGGAATGCATTCCTCCTACACCAATCCGCCTCAGGTGGGAAATGCCTCAGGCGTGCATCGACAAGATCGAATCCAGTTATCAG GTGGCCTTGGCGCTTCTGAACGACGTCGATTTGCGTCTATTGGCCCATTCAGCTTTCGGCAAGGGCCTCATGAAAAAATGCCGCATCAGTCCGGACGCCTTCATCCAAATGGCTCTCCAATTGGCCTATTATCGG GACGCTGGCAAGTTTAGTTTGACGTACGAAGCGAGTATGACTCGTTTGTTCCGTGAAGGCCGGACGGAAACTGTCCGTCCGTGTACGATCGAGTCGAGCCAGTGGGTCAAGGCGATGATCGATGAATCCATCAGC AAAGAGGAACGCATTCGTTTGTTGCGATTGGCTTGCGTTCAACATCAACGAGGCTATCAGGACGCCATGTGCGGCAAAGGAATTGATCGTCACTTGTTTTGCCTCTACGTCGTCTCCAAATATCTCGAAGTGGATTCGCCCTTCCTCAAGGAGGTTCTCAGTGAGCCATGGCGATTGTCGACGTCGCAGACGCCTCACGGTCAGACGTCAAAATTAGATCTGGCCAAACATCCCGATTGCATCTCAGCTGGAGGCGGATTCGGCCCTGTGGCTGATGACGGTTACGGTGTCTCTTACATTATTGCCGGAGAGAACTTGATTTTCTTCCACATTTCATCCAAGCGATCCTCGCCCGAGACG GATTCGAACCGGTTTGCCCAGCAAATCACCAATGCCCTGGCTGACATTAAGGAATTGTTTGGCCTGTga
- the LOC116922114 gene encoding uncharacterized protein LOC116922114, with protein sequence MNEELLPCEVAISVVANQESANNIVLPPPSASTDRKGSLTKKLSNISDNFNSLINSAVGAAIVSSSAHSSSIIPSRRSSLVGRSRKKSRRLTLTQVCSEESPISHQYSCGVNNRPQLPVPVDSNYSEHRPLQSVSSVDDYDHPTVSRTASLISFSSVSSNSSSAVSSMSSSSSSSPKSFSQRSSTSSPRSSISSTSTHPERKINRIFSILHSMQQTFLQAQPFAAAAAAAAAQQNGQQAQQPPSPQQEPQFIVMVPPRSTSVTTVHSDACKSSNGSVRPQRLHQPSRQHIYGMGRSQDSLVLAGPGSVNSHPNHMTTTIDRNRRFGSANSWTGSQCSGFTCTTVTTSTEATLSAPLVHAMPYHKDGWTSLFIAGSSTYAQLLIVVCIVAALSEVVTHNVPFLYFEGFFTYLYTVSILFFLYVFGYLLRSKRRKEEKRRLRKLSKLRRAQMATNSSSAEHEKDLQGSYRSSRSASIAMETEAIASTSTLNRFITGIRSQRRRFSRTGDGVNNLALEIGNENSNSLSNHESFKSPNLPGPSKNLQWTPSTVGFNLVDESPSEIVSYAMNSDNVVIASSETGRSGIHHHHSGSSMNGTSSSKIKKLKVSDNEHSHGSFFLRAGAVAFGLGTMIYDGLEFGAFLEVPRDSPCFALLRGINPVLHAAFVFLQMYFIFISARLNIHKFKAIARFGLMHCLATNVCVWIRTLVRESLKEINHHYDHHPNDAEKLHMTQQQHVASSSAAAVAAAAQQQASAAAADTQAFLHHVAEVVAAAVGSEEDGSASVYEFVNDTLAEALSAAIEVKSKEKPNLWELTGNVSCGRNIFLGELIMKAAPFLYPFLIEYSLIGAGVLYVIWANIGLNPKYKTEENDNENSTWNSKSRQLRVDCVGASKGLFMGLFVLTAALLCLILFFIFAPQRQFHRLGLFLADSAHLSLLVFSLCAMAIGSYRARHLHFHSEHMEELGSILLRVSALGIFAYSVFSMIAGAFANQETDEPPVLVFINGLLSVVEVTMQMLFISDMSRRRVNTVEQDREKPGRQAVTFLLITNLTLWLVYTFEMQKVEANPVQLNFYGFLPWAIVQRITLPLCIFYRFHSAMVYAEIWKNSYRYHGPSFEEAMPQQYIIS encoded by the exons ATGAATGAAGAGCTGCTGCCGTGCGAGGTGGCAATCAGTGTCGTCGCCAATCAAGAATCTGCCAACAATATCGTGCTGCCACCGCCATCAGCGTCCACTGATCGAAAGGGATCTTTGACCAAAAAATTGAGTAACATTAGCGACAATTTCAATTCCCTTATTAATAGTGCTGTTGGAGCTGCTATCGTCTCTTCATCGGCACATTCATCGTCAATTATCCCATCGAGACGATCGAGTTTAGTCGGTCGTAGTCGCAAGAAATCACGTCGGTTGACGTTAACTCAAGTTTGCTCTGAAGAATCACCCATCAGTCATCAATACTCTTGTGGTGTTAATAATCGTCCCCAATTGCCCGTTCCAGTTGACAGCAATTACAGTGAACATCGACCTCTGCAATCAGTTTCGTCGGTTGACGACTATGATCATCCTACCGTCTCCAGGACGGCAAGtttgatttcgttttcatCAGTTAGCAGCAACTCGTCGTCTGCCGTCTCATCCATGTCGTCGTCCAGTTCTTCGTCACCCAAATCTTTCTCTCAAAGGTCGTCCACTTCGTCGCCACGATCATCGATTTCTTCGACGTCGACTCATCCCGAGCGAAAAATCAATCgcattttttccattttgcattCGATGCAACAAACTTTTCTGCAAGCGCAGCCATtcgcagcagcagcagcagcagcagcagcacaaCAAAATGGACAACAAGCACAACAGCCTCCATCGCCCCAACAGGAGCCGCAATTCATTGTCATGGTACCACCGCGATCGACGTCCGTCACCACCGTCCATTCGGACGCGTGCAAAAGCAGCAACGGCAGCGTGAGACCGCAACGTTTGCACCAGCCGTCACGCCAACACATTTACGGAATGGGACGAAGCCAAGATTCGTTGGTTTTGGCCGGTCCTGGGTCCGTCAACAGCCATCCCAATCACATGACCACGACCATCGATCGCAATCGGCGATTCGGATCGGCCAACAGCTGGACAGGTTCTCAATGCTCGGGATTCACGTGCACCACCGTGACCACCAGCACCGAAGCCACTTTGTCGGCTCCTTTGGTGCACGCCATGCCATACCACAAGGACGGATG GACGTCGCTATTCATCGCAGGTAGTTCCACTTACGCCCAATTGTTAATTGTCGTCTGCATTGTGGCTGCACTGTCGGAGGTGGTTACTCACAACGTCCCATTTCTCTACTTCGag GGATTTTTCACATACTTGTACACGGTGTCGATCCTattcttcctctacgttttcGGCTATTTGTTACGCTCGAAAAGGAGAAAGGAGGAAAAGAGACGATTACGTAAATTGAGTAAATTAAGACGAGCTCAAATGGCAACCAATTCGTCGTCTGCTGAACACGAGAAAGACCTTCAAGGCTCTTACCGCAGTAGCAGAAGTGCTTCGATCGCCATGGAAACAGAAGCCATTGCCAGTACATCGACCCTCAATCGTTTCATTACTGGGATCAGGAGCCAAAGGAGGAGGTTCAGTCGAACGGGTGACGGTGTTAACAATTTAGCATTAGAAATTGGCAATGAAAACAGTAACAGTCTCAGTAATCATGAGTCATTCAAATCACCGAATCTGCCTGGACCGAGTAAAAACCTGCAATGGACACCGTCGACGGTCGGTTTCAATTTGGTTGACGAGTCGCCAAGTGAAATCGTATCGTACGCTATGAACAGCGACAATGTCGTCATCGCCAGCAGTGAAACCGGTCGAAGTGGCATTCACCACCATCACAGCGGCAGCAGCATGAATGGCACAAGCAGCAGCAAGATCAAGAAACTGAAAGTTTCAGACAATGAACACAGCCATGGCAGTTTTTTTCTGAGAGCTGGTGCAGTAGCTTTCGGATTGGGCACCATGATTTATGACGGGCTGGAATTTGGGGCTTTTCTCGAAGTACCGAGGGATTCACCTTGTTTCGCTTTACTGCGAGGAATCAATCCAGTCCTACATGCCGCGTTTGTGTTCCTTCAAATGTATTTCATCTTTATTTCGGCCAGg CTCAACATTCACAAATTCAAAGCAATCGCCCGTTTTGGATTAATGCATTGTCTGGCAAccaatgtgtgtgtgtggattcGGACGTTGGTCCGAGAATCGCTCAAGGAAATCAATCATCATTACGACCATCATCCGAATGATGCCGAAAAACTGCACATGACCCAACAACAACATGTGGCCTCATCCAGTGCTGCCGCTGTGGCAGCAGCGGCACAACAACAAGCGTCGGCTGCTGCAGCTGATACACAAGCATTTCTCCATCACGTGGCAGAAGTTGTTGCTGCGGCCGTCGGTAGCGAAGAAGATGGAAGTGCATCAGTTTACGAATTTG TCAACGATACTCTGGCTGAAGCGCTCAGCGCTGCTATCGAAGTCAAGAGCAAGGAAAAACCAAATTTATGGGAATTGACGGGTAATGTTTCGTGTGGGCGCAACATTTTCTTGGGCGAACTCATTATGAAAGCGGCCCCATTTCTCTATCCCTTCTTGATTGAGTATTCTCTCATTGGTGCTGGAGTCCTCTACGTCATTTGGGCCAACATAGGACTCAACCCAAA GTACAAGACAGAGGAGAATGACAATGAGAATTCAACCTGGAACAGCAAATCTCGTCAATTGAGAGTTGACTGTGTTGGAGCTTCAAAGGGTCTATTTATGGGCCTGTTTGTTTTGACAGCTGCGCTTCTCTGTCTTATCCTCTTCTTTATATTTGCACCCCAACGGCAATTTCATCGTTTAGGACTATTTTTGGCTGATTCGGCTCACTTGTCGTTACTTGTGTTCTCACTCTGTGCCATGGCCATTGGCTCCTACAG agcCCGACATCTTCATTTCCATTCCGAACATATGGAAGAGCTGGGCAGCATTTTACTCCGCGTCTCTGCCCTGGGTATTTTTGCGTACTCCGTCTTTTCCATGATTGCTGGGGCATTTGCCAATCAAGAGACGGACGAGCCGCCCGTTTTGGTCTTCATCAACGGCCTCCTATCAGTAGTTGAAGTAACTATGCAGATGCTCTTCATTTCGGATATGTCTAGACGACGAGTCAACACAGTCGAACAGGATCGAGAGAAACCGGGCAGACAGGCCGTTACTTTCTTGTTGATCACCAACTTAACTTTGTGGCTGGTCTACACTTTTGAAATGCAAAAAGTCGAGGCCAATCCAGTTCAGCTCAACTTTTACGGTTTCTTGCCTTGGGCTATCGTCCAACGCATCACGCTACCACTTTGCATTTTTTACCGATTCCATTCGGCCATGGTCTACGCGGAAATTTGGAAAAACTCGTACCGATACCATGGGCCTTCCTTTGAGGAAGCCATGCCACAGCAGTATATTATATCTTGA
- the LOC116922039 gene encoding beta-1,3-galactosyltransferase 5 isoform X1: MMRNVQVMLGILLTLWITADSQLKNHTNDIIHVLNEERKVLYSYAAPYLLDNPYPGVEKYTHYEMARLGMLPLVNVKPLIPKLGPVINDVTSFKYPITVSSCRRSPTSRSVFIAVISATENVLNREKIRKTWKNHVTIVVGKGLLSMARFVFVLGMTNDSLLQSKIRGESMLHGDILQVDILDFYRNLPSKMAGLLNWVNANCPGVGFLLKADDDICVNVYNLANIVQSYHLSGNLTIFGCSHHVGILAFNNWGPMREGQHKITLDAWPWSSYPNYINGPVYLLHGSTVLPLLAAIQTTPMIPFEDVYLTGICPEKVGIKTLFSSGPTSMLALGSLYSEYEARNYLAWNDWMSSLPYKKVDDLYRGTSDNVTASVKFHFRSNYSTFP, translated from the exons ATGATGCGGAATGTCCAGGTGATGCTAGGGATTCTTCTTACGCTCTGGATAACAGCTGATTCACAACTGAAAAATCATACGAATGATATTATTCATGTCCTTAATGAAGAAAGGAAAGTACTTTACAGTTACGCAGCTCCATATTTGCTTGATAATCCATATCCAGGAGTGGAAAAGTATACGCACTACGAAATGGCTCGCTTAGGGATGCTGCCATTAGTGAATGTAAAACCACTCATTCCTAAACTGGGCCCAGTCATCAACGACGTCACGTCTTTCAAATACCCCATCACCGTTTCTTCGTGTAGAAGGAGCCCAACTAgtcgcagtgtattcatagCTGTCATTTCGGCAACAGAAAATGTTCTGAATAGGGAAAAAATCCGTAAAACATGGAAAAACCACGTCACCATTGTCGTTGGAAAAGGTTTGCTGAGCATGGCTCgttttgtctttgttttaGGGATGACAAACGACAGTTTGTTGCAGAGCAAAATTCGAGGGGAAAGCATGCTTCATGGAGATATCCTTCAGGTAGACATTTTGGACTTTTACAGAAATTTACCTTCTAAAATGGCAGGGTTGTTGAATTGGGTAAACGCCAATTGCCCCGGAGTTGGTTTTTTGTTGAAAGCTGATGATGACATCTGCGTCAACGTATACAATCTTGCAAATATTGTCCAATCCTATCATCTGTCAGGCAATTTGACAATTTTCGGTTGCAGTCATCATGTTGGAATACTTGCATTTAACAACTGGGGTCCCATGAGAG AGGGACAACACAAAATCACATTGGACGCTTGGCCGTGGTCATCATATCCCAATTACATAAATGGCCCCGTCTATTTATTGCACGGAAGTACAGTTCTTCCATTATTAGCTGCTATTCAAACGACTCCCATGATTCCATTCGAAGATGTCTATTTAACCGGAATCTGCCCTGAAAAAGTCGGGATCAagactttgttttcttcggGTCCGACAAG TATGTTAGCACTTGGATCACTGTACAGTGAATACGAGGCAAGGAACTATCTAGCTTGGAACGACTGGATGTCCTCGCTGCCCTACAAAAAAGTCGATGATCTTTACCGCGGTACTTCCGACAATGTCACTGCTTCGGTCAAATTCCATTTCAGAAGCAATTATTCTACTTttccttaa
- the LOC116922039 gene encoding hydroxyproline O-galactosyltransferase GALT4 isoform X2: MMRNVQVMLGILLTLWITADSQLKNHTNDIIHVLNEERKVLYSYAAPYLLDNPYPGVEKYTHYEMARLGMLPLVNVKPLIPKLGPVINDVTSFKYPITVSSCRRSPTSRSVFIAVISATENVLNREKIRKTWKNHVTIVVGKGLLNWVNANCPGVGFLLKADDDICVNVYNLANIVQSYHLSGNLTIFGCSHHVGILAFNNWGPMREGQHKITLDAWPWSSYPNYINGPVYLLHGSTVLPLLAAIQTTPMIPFEDVYLTGICPEKVGIKTLFSSGPTSMLALGSLYSEYEARNYLAWNDWMSSLPYKKVDDLYRGTSDNVTASVKFHFRSNYSTFP; this comes from the exons ATGATGCGGAATGTCCAGGTGATGCTAGGGATTCTTCTTACGCTCTGGATAACAGCTGATTCACAACTGAAAAATCATACGAATGATATTATTCATGTCCTTAATGAAGAAAGGAAAGTACTTTACAGTTACGCAGCTCCATATTTGCTTGATAATCCATATCCAGGAGTGGAAAAGTATACGCACTACGAAATGGCTCGCTTAGGGATGCTGCCATTAGTGAATGTAAAACCACTCATTCCTAAACTGGGCCCAGTCATCAACGACGTCACGTCTTTCAAATACCCCATCACCGTTTCTTCGTGTAGAAGGAGCCCAACTAgtcgcagtgtattcatagCTGTCATTTCGGCAACAGAAAATGTTCTGAATAGGGAAAAAATCCGTAAAACATGGAAAAACCACGTCACCATTGTCGTTGGAAAAG GGTTGTTGAATTGGGTAAACGCCAATTGCCCCGGAGTTGGTTTTTTGTTGAAAGCTGATGATGACATCTGCGTCAACGTATACAATCTTGCAAATATTGTCCAATCCTATCATCTGTCAGGCAATTTGACAATTTTCGGTTGCAGTCATCATGTTGGAATACTTGCATTTAACAACTGGGGTCCCATGAGAG AGGGACAACACAAAATCACATTGGACGCTTGGCCGTGGTCATCATATCCCAATTACATAAATGGCCCCGTCTATTTATTGCACGGAAGTACAGTTCTTCCATTATTAGCTGCTATTCAAACGACTCCCATGATTCCATTCGAAGATGTCTATTTAACCGGAATCTGCCCTGAAAAAGTCGGGATCAagactttgttttcttcggGTCCGACAAG TATGTTAGCACTTGGATCACTGTACAGTGAATACGAGGCAAGGAACTATCTAGCTTGGAACGACTGGATGTCCTCGCTGCCCTACAAAAAAGTCGATGATCTTTACCGCGGTACTTCCGACAATGTCACTGCTTCGGTCAAATTCCATTTCAGAAGCAATTATTCTACTTttccttaa